From a region of the Candidatus Jettenia caeni genome:
- a CDS encoding putative phage integrase, translating into MGETSTGEETRSPNSTLCRRLYHTVQARNRTANGDNEAGAGQTGTHAKRGKEPCSRRHERRDIIIFDLHTGLRQDELLSLQWGRVNLFNKTIIIQETKSGKPRTIPLLETALTILTEKAKVRNLKNDLVFLSIAMTKIDCHNLIRALNTAMGKAGIQDLHFHDLRHTFATRLAQRGYDIGKISMLLGHYNISMTQRYTHHNIESLRDGMQISEKSGYNLATVGENKDISNG; encoded by the coding sequence ATGGGAGAGACATCAACTGGAGAAGAAACTCGGAGCCCGAATAGTACGCTTTGCCGACGACTTTATCATACTGTGCAGGCAAGGAACAGAACAGCCAATGGCGATAACGAAGCGGGTGCTGGACAAACTGGGACTCACGCTAAACGAGGCAAAGAGCCATGTAGTAGACGCCATGAAAGAAGGGACATAATTATTTTTGATTTGCATACTGGTTTACGTCAAGACGAACTGCTTTCGCTTCAATGGGGTAGGGTAAATTTGTTCAACAAAACCATTATAATTCAGGAGACAAAGAGCGGAAAGCCAAGAACAATTCCGCTTCTTGAAACTGCTCTTACTATTTTAACGGAAAAGGCAAAAGTAAGAAATCTTAAAAATGACCTTGTATTTTTGAGTATCGCAATGACTAAAATTGATTGCCATAATCTTATTAGGGCTTTAAATACTGCTATGGGAAAAGCAGGTATTCAAGACCTTCACTTTCATGATTTGAGACATACCTTTGCGACGAGGTTAGCACAAAGAGGATATGACATAGGTAAAATCTCAATGCTATTAGGTCATTATAACATTAGCATGACTCAAAGATATACACACCATAACATTGAAAGTCTGAGGGACGGGATGCAAATTTCAGAAAAAAGTGGCTACAATTTGGCTACAGTCGGGGAAAACAAGGATATATCGAATGGCTGA
- a CDS encoding RNA-directed DNA polymerase: MVPFEDKGQHNPVRGKEPCFVHATEEERKREIAEMLTTPEKIRILQRKLYRKAKQEPTYRFYALYDKVFRADILSHAYTLVRVNKGSAGIDGVTFEAIEEREGVSAFLAELQEALRSKTYQASPVKRVMTPKTDGTERPLGIPTIRDRVAQMAVKLVIEPIFEADFCECSYGFRPKRSAHDAVDDVAYTLNRGYTEVIGTDLSKYFDTIPHAKLVAVVAERISDSEILHLIKTWLKAPVIEKGRDGKQKNIGGGKGN, encoded by the coding sequence ATGGTACCGTTTGAGGACAAGGGACAACACAACCCAGTTCGAGGGAAGGAACCCTGCTTTGTTCATGCAACCGAAGAGGAGAGGAAAAGGGAGATTGCAGAAATGCTAACAACCCCGGAAAAGATCAGGATACTTCAGAGGAAGCTATACCGAAAGGCCAAGCAAGAACCAACCTACCGCTTCTACGCCCTCTATGACAAGGTATTCCGGGCAGACATCCTCAGTCATGCCTACACCCTTGTCCGTGTCAACAAAGGGAGCGCCGGGATAGACGGTGTAACCTTTGAAGCCATCGAGGAGAGAGAAGGGGTATCCGCCTTTCTGGCGGAACTGCAAGAAGCACTCAGGAGTAAGACCTATCAAGCAAGCCCTGTAAAACGAGTAATGACACCCAAGACGGATGGAACGGAACGCCCGTTGGGCATTCCCACCATCCGTGATAGGGTAGCGCAGATGGCTGTAAAACTGGTCATAGAGCCCATTTTTGAAGCCGACTTCTGCGAATGTTCATACGGGTTCAGGCCGAAGAGATCGGCCCACGATGCCGTAGATGACGTAGCATATACCCTCAACAGGGGATATACTGAAGTCATAGGTACCGACTTATCCAAATACTTTGACACTATTCCCCATGCCAAGCTTGTGGCTGTGGTAGCAGAGCGCATCAGTGACAGTGAAATACTGCACTTGATAAAGACGTGGCTCAAGGCTCCGGTCATAGAAAAAGGCAGAGACGGAAAACAAAAGAACATCGGCGGAGGCAAAGGAAACTGA
- a CDS encoding transposase: MRDEELKEHLEALYQSPQGQEVYRLRKEKVELPFGHMKRNLGAGQFLLRGTQGVNAELSVLSTCFNIARMITLVGVPALILKLQAM; encoded by the coding sequence TTGAGAGATGAAGAACTCAAAGAACATCTTGAAGCTTTGTATCAGAGTCCTCAGGGACAAGAGGTGTACCGATTGAGAAAAGAAAAGGTAGAATTACCCTTTGGGCACATGAAACGGAATTTAGGAGCAGGCCAATTCTTGTTACGGGGAACACAAGGGGTCAATGCAGAGCTTTCTGTTCTCTCTACCTGTTTCAACATAGCCCGAATGATAACTCTTGTTGGAGTTCCAGCCCTCATCTTAAAGTTACAGGCAATGTAA
- a CDS encoding transposase, producing MLKLIIYGYSYGNRSSRRLERACHHNLPFIWLVSGLKPDYRTIARFRSENKEAIKNVLKMSVKLCMKLDLVEGNTLFIDGSKFRANASIKNTWTEKKCEEYLENISKNIDRLVDEAERLDQQEEEKESLVKITKELMDQEKLPATIQDIAKTLQETKKSSINTVDQDCVKAKGRQGTHASYNAQMVVDEKHGLIVSTEAVSENHDLNQFDNQLK from the coding sequence ATGTTAAAACTGATTATTTATGGATATTCCTACGGTAATCGTAGCTCCAGAAGGCTCGAAAGAGCTTGTCATCATAATCTCCCGTTTATCTGGCTCGTGTCCGGGTTAAAACCCGATTATCGAACCATAGCCAGATTTCGCAGTGAAAATAAAGAAGCCATTAAAAACGTTCTCAAAATGAGTGTAAAACTGTGTATGAAACTCGATCTTGTTGAGGGAAACACCTTATTTATTGATGGCAGTAAATTTCGAGCAAATGCCTCTATCAAGAATACCTGGACTGAGAAAAAGTGTGAAGAGTATCTTGAGAATATTTCAAAGAACATCGATCGTTTAGTAGATGAGGCAGAACGTCTTGACCAGCAAGAAGAGGAAAAAGAGTCTCTGGTTAAGATAACCAAGGAACTGATGGATCAAGAGAAATTACCGGCAACGATTCAGGACATCGCAAAGACCCTTCAGGAGACCAAGAAGTCATCGATCAATACCGTTGATCAGGATTGTGTAAAAGCGAAAGGGCGTCAGGGAACCCATGCCTCATATAATGCTCAAATGGTAGTTGATGAAAAGCATGGTTTGATTGTCTCAACCGAAGCAGTCAGTGAGAATCATGATCTCAATCAATTTGATAATCAACTCAAGTAA
- a CDS encoding ubiquinone/menaquinone biosynthesis methyltransferase, whose translation MLTQTELLTKKGDYIQQMFGSIARVYDLLNTILSFNFDKKWRKFAVKVSNVAPDAHVLDVCTGTGDLAIAYSKVLNQDGKVIGSDFCHEMVRIADHKLRKRKLSDRIQVIEADTLRLPFHDNYFQISAVAFGIRNVSDLKSGITEMMRITAPGGRVVILEFSQPTSPLFNTIYYTYFKRILPFIGRLISRSRYNAYSYLPTSVLNFPDRYGLQTQMEACGLEDVKIYSRTLGIVTIHVGQKPCK comes from the coding sequence ATGCTTACACAAACTGAATTATTAACAAAAAAGGGTGATTATATCCAGCAAATGTTTGGCTCAATCGCAAGGGTATATGACCTCTTAAATACTATTTTAAGTTTTAACTTTGATAAAAAATGGCGAAAATTTGCTGTAAAGGTCAGTAACGTTGCTCCTGACGCACATGTTCTTGATGTGTGTACAGGAACTGGCGATCTGGCAATTGCTTACTCTAAGGTACTAAATCAGGATGGTAAAGTTATTGGAAGTGACTTTTGTCATGAAATGGTAAGGATTGCAGATCATAAACTCAGGAAGAGAAAACTTTCGGATAGAATACAAGTTATTGAGGCCGATACTTTACGATTGCCTTTCCATGATAACTATTTTCAAATCTCTGCTGTAGCCTTTGGAATAAGGAATGTATCGGATTTGAAGTCTGGCATTACCGAAATGATGAGAATAACAGCCCCAGGGGGCCGCGTTGTAATCCTGGAGTTTTCGCAACCTACAAGCCCCCTATTCAACACAATCTATTACACGTATTTTAAAAGGATACTACCTTTTATTGGAAGGCTCATTTCACGCAGCAGATATAACGCATACTCATATCTCCCCACATCGGTATTAAACTTCCCGGACCGGTATGGTTTACAAACACAGATGGAAGCTTGCGGACTTGAGGATGTAAAAATATACTCAAGGACACTCGGGATCGTTACTATCCATGTCGGTCAAAAACCGTGTAAATAG
- a CDS encoding 3-octaprenyl-4-hydroxybenzoate carboxy-lyase has protein sequence MAYQDLSDFIRKLEDSGQLKRIKTEVSAELEVTEITDRISKAYGPALLFEKVKGYSIPILINAFGSYERMAMALHVKNVDEIAQEIANLVKPEIPSSFIDKIKFIPHLLMTFSKFPPKTVKHAPCQEVVYETEPSLAKIPIIKCWPGDGGKFITLPLVFTKNLKTGNRNVGMYRMHVYDDKTTGMHWHIHHDGARHYRDYQREDKCMPVAVALGCDPAITYAATAPVPPEVDEMVFAGFLRKKNVEMVACKTIDMEVPANAEIILEGYVDPKETHIEGPFGDHTGYYSPADYYPVFHITCITQRREPIYPTTIVGKPPMEDCYMGKATERLFLPLLKLMIPEIIDMNLPLFGVFHNFAFLSIDKRYPFQAKKVMHGIWGMGQMMFTKIIVVVDKDVNVQSVDEVMWRVGNNVDPRRDITFVDGPLDALEHASALPKIGSKMGIDATKKWPEEGFPREWPDDIKMSPEVVNLVNKKWNLYGI, from the coding sequence ATGGCTTATCAAGATTTATCAGATTTTATAAGAAAACTGGAAGACTCCGGGCAGTTAAAGCGCATTAAAACAGAGGTCTCTGCTGAATTGGAAGTTACAGAGATTACTGACCGAATCTCCAAGGCATACGGCCCTGCTCTTCTCTTTGAAAAGGTAAAGGGATATTCAATACCGATTCTTATCAACGCCTTTGGCTCGTATGAGCGCATGGCTATGGCTCTTCATGTAAAAAACGTAGATGAGATTGCACAGGAAATAGCGAATCTTGTTAAGCCTGAAATACCATCAAGCTTTATTGACAAAATCAAGTTTATCCCACACCTGTTAATGACATTCTCAAAATTTCCTCCTAAAACCGTAAAGCACGCGCCTTGCCAGGAAGTTGTATATGAAACAGAACCATCCCTCGCAAAAATACCTATCATTAAGTGTTGGCCGGGGGATGGCGGTAAATTTATCACGCTCCCATTAGTCTTTACAAAAAATCTGAAAACAGGTAATAGAAATGTCGGTATGTACCGTATGCACGTTTACGACGATAAGACAACCGGTATGCACTGGCATATCCACCATGATGGAGCCCGGCACTATCGGGATTATCAGAGAGAAGACAAGTGCATGCCCGTGGCCGTAGCACTGGGCTGCGACCCCGCCATTACCTATGCAGCTACGGCGCCTGTTCCACCGGAAGTAGATGAAATGGTCTTTGCAGGTTTTTTGAGAAAAAAGAACGTAGAAATGGTAGCCTGCAAGACGATCGATATGGAAGTGCCTGCAAACGCAGAGATTATACTGGAGGGATATGTTGATCCCAAGGAAACCCATATTGAAGGCCCTTTTGGCGACCATACCGGTTATTATTCGCCCGCTGATTATTATCCGGTATTTCACATTACCTGCATCACGCAGCGGAGAGAGCCAATCTATCCCACTACCATTGTGGGCAAACCTCCTATGGAAGATTGCTATATGGGAAAAGCAACGGAACGATTGTTTCTCCCACTTTTAAAGCTCATGATTCCTGAGATTATCGATATGAACTTGCCTCTCTTTGGCGTCTTTCACAACTTTGCTTTTCTCTCTATCGATAAACGATACCCATTCCAGGCGAAGAAGGTTATGCACGGGATATGGGGTATGGGGCAGATGATGTTTACTAAGATCATTGTGGTGGTCGATAAGGATGTTAATGTACAAAGTGTGGATGAGGTAATGTGGCGGGTGGGAAACAATGTAGACCCGCGCAGGGATATTACCTTTGTGGATGGTCCGCTTGATGCCCTCGAACATGCATCCGCCCTGCCTAAAATCGGCTCGAAGATGGGTATCGATGCCACAAAAAAATGGCCTGAAGAAGGCTTTCCCAGGGAATGGCCTGACGATATCAAGATGTCACCAGAGGTCGTTAATCTGGTGAATAAAAAGTGGAATTTATATGGAATTTAG
- a CDS encoding tRNA-dihydrouridine synthase, producing the protein MNPNFFIRDIPICGDLILSPMAGFSDIPYRLICREFGMAMSCAEVVSMDGVLWKNRKTFQLLDFRPVERPVSFQILGNDEDKIAEASRMMEALGPDVIDVNMGCSVSDIAGKGAGAGLLKNPQKIRKIFQKLTKVLRVPVTGKIRLGWDDKSRNYLDVARILEENGAALIAVHGRTRSQFFRGKADWDAIAEVKQAVKIPVIGNGDVRCVADIERMKQHTGCDGVMIGRAAIGHPWIFQRRDRSQITYREKIELIRRHISLMQAYYGKEIGIILFRKHIVKYIMSMPMATELRPYLLQCDSSEEILELVTSHVERIQEHKVA; encoded by the coding sequence ATGAACCCTAATTTTTTTATACGCGATATTCCCATATGTGGGGATTTAATTTTGTCTCCTATGGCAGGATTTTCCGATATTCCTTATAGGCTCATTTGCCGGGAATTTGGTATGGCAATGAGTTGTGCAGAAGTGGTTTCTATGGACGGGGTGTTGTGGAAAAACAGGAAAACCTTTCAATTGCTTGATTTTAGACCAGTTGAGAGACCTGTCTCATTTCAGATACTTGGTAACGATGAAGATAAAATTGCGGAGGCCAGTCGCATGATGGAAGCGCTGGGGCCGGATGTTATCGATGTCAATATGGGCTGTTCTGTGTCGGATATAGCCGGCAAAGGAGCCGGGGCAGGGCTTCTGAAAAATCCCCAAAAGATTAGAAAGATTTTCCAGAAATTAACGAAAGTGCTCCGTGTTCCGGTAACCGGTAAAATTCGGTTAGGATGGGACGATAAGTCACGCAACTATCTGGATGTTGCCCGGATTCTCGAAGAAAATGGCGCCGCACTTATTGCCGTTCATGGCCGTACAAGATCTCAATTCTTTCGCGGCAAGGCCGATTGGGATGCGATTGCAGAGGTTAAGCAGGCTGTAAAGATCCCGGTAATTGGTAATGGCGATGTAAGATGTGTCGCAGATATTGAACGCATGAAACAGCATACCGGGTGCGATGGTGTAATGATTGGACGGGCCGCTATCGGCCATCCATGGATTTTTCAACGCAGGGACAGAAGTCAGATAACATACCGTGAAAAGATCGAACTCATCCGGCGCCATATATCACTTATGCAGGCATACTATGGAAAGGAGATCGGTATTATCCTTTTCCGCAAGCATATAGTTAAATATATTATGTCCATGCCCATGGCTACTGAGTTGCGTCCCTATTTATTACAATGCGATAGTTCCGAAGAGATCCTCGAACTTGTGACTTCTCATGTGGAGCGTATCCAGGAGCATAAGGTTGCGTAA
- a CDS encoding precorrin-8X methylmutase, with product MKTGIVLISHGSKLSSGNDGLFKVADMLRAMNRWDMVEGAFLQLAEPGFGEVVKRIVEHGIHRIVVVPLLLFKGNHVYKDIPEMMENEKAKYPQAEFLYADNIGADERIALIAADRIYEALIEKQYGGKPRIEQPQDIVDESFEIIDKLVDLQSVPELHRPIIQRAIHATGDTEYAYNLIFHPKAVGAGIRSLKDGKNIVTDVNMVKSGINKGPVEKFGGKIICKIAEKSVAEDANRLGKTRAIVAMQQSIHEMKDGIVAIGNAPTALFELIDLIKKGLAQPALVIGIPVGFVGAVEAKYALKDVSIPYITNTNRKGGSAVAVSIVNALIKLAKE from the coding sequence ATGAAAACAGGTATTGTATTAATTTCACATGGCAGTAAATTGAGCAGCGGCAATGATGGGTTATTTAAGGTGGCTGATATGCTGCGTGCAATGAATCGGTGGGACATGGTAGAAGGGGCCTTTTTGCAATTGGCAGAACCGGGATTTGGAGAAGTCGTAAAAAGAATCGTTGAGCATGGAATTCATCGGATCGTAGTGGTACCGTTGTTATTATTCAAAGGAAACCATGTCTACAAAGATATCCCTGAAATGATGGAAAACGAAAAGGCAAAATACCCACAGGCAGAGTTTCTCTATGCCGATAATATCGGCGCAGATGAGCGGATTGCCCTGATTGCCGCTGACCGTATTTATGAGGCATTGATAGAAAAACAGTACGGAGGCAAACCTCGTATCGAACAGCCACAGGACATTGTTGACGAGAGCTTTGAGATTATTGATAAACTCGTTGATTTACAATCTGTACCAGAACTGCACAGGCCAATCATTCAACGCGCTATTCATGCTACCGGTGATACAGAATATGCATATAATTTGATTTTCCACCCAAAGGCTGTCGGGGCAGGTATACGCTCTTTGAAAGACGGGAAGAATATTGTCACTGATGTGAATATGGTTAAATCCGGAATCAATAAAGGGCCTGTTGAGAAGTTTGGGGGTAAGATAATTTGTAAAATTGCCGAGAAATCTGTTGCTGAGGACGCAAATCGTTTGGGTAAAACTCGCGCCATAGTAGCTATGCAGCAATCTATTCATGAGATGAAAGATGGGATTGTCGCCATAGGCAATGCTCCTACTGCCTTGTTTGAACTCATTGATCTGATAAAAAAAGGGTTGGCACAACCGGCTCTCGTGATAGGTATTCCGGTTGGTTTTGTAGGCGCAGTTGAGGCAAAATATGCGTTAAAGGATGTCTCTATTCCTTATATAACCAACACAAACCGGAAGGGCGGTAGCGCTGTGGCGGTATCGATCGTTAATGCGCTTATAAAATTAGCTAAAGAGTAG
- a CDS encoding precorrin-6y C5,15-methyltransferase codes for MILEKNYKIMVERISAWRSTKQVVVLVSGDPCFFSYTKMLAKDIGRESCLIIPGISSMQLAFAAIGECWDDACFMSLHGRDTEYAELVKKVREQGKVGILTDHKNTPAIIARRLLENGIRERRMFVCENLSLPDERVHEADLISALNIKTNGLVVVIITKK; via the coding sequence ATGATCCTGGAAAAGAATTACAAAATTATGGTGGAGAGAATCAGTGCCTGGCGCTCTACAAAGCAGGTTGTAGTGCTGGTTAGTGGCGACCCGTGTTTTTTCAGTTATACAAAGATGCTGGCAAAAGACATAGGCCGTGAATCCTGCCTGATCATTCCCGGCATCAGCAGTATGCAGCTTGCCTTTGCGGCTATTGGCGAATGCTGGGACGATGCGTGCTTTATGAGTTTACACGGAAGAGATACCGAATATGCAGAGCTTGTGAAAAAGGTTAGAGAGCAGGGTAAGGTTGGAATATTGACAGACCATAAGAATACACCCGCTATTATTGCCCGCCGGTTATTAGAAAATGGAATCCGGGAGAGACGTATGTTTGTATGCGAGAATCTTTCCCTTCCGGATGAACGTGTCCACGAGGCAGATTTAATTTCTGCATTGAATATAAAGACAAATGGGCTGGTTGTGGTGATTATCACAAAGAAGTAA
- a CDS encoding precorrin-2 C20-methyltransferase: MAKHSPGNFYGIGLGPGDPELLTLKAIHTIQKVDYIFVPKSSLKEDSLALEIVKDYVKDKKVIEQVYPMTKDTAILNTAWFKAAEEVYAQVVAGHEVAYLTLGDPLTFSTYIYLLRHLTSMLPDQCIHTIPGITSYNAAACLANYPLLAGDEKLAVIPVPTDMNTLRPILETFNTVVMMKVAKKLDEVIQLLEELKLAKNALFASYIGQKNAFLTCDLISLKSSGRGYMSVLIVKQRK, from the coding sequence GTGGCTAAACATTCTCCAGGTAATTTCTACGGCATCGGTTTAGGTCCGGGTGATCCGGAACTCCTTACGTTAAAAGCAATTCATACAATTCAGAAGGTGGACTATATTTTTGTTCCAAAATCTTCTTTAAAAGAAGATAGCCTGGCGCTGGAGATTGTTAAGGATTACGTAAAAGATAAAAAGGTAATAGAACAGGTGTATCCCATGACGAAGGATACCGCGATTCTCAATACCGCATGGTTTAAAGCTGCAGAAGAGGTATATGCTCAAGTCGTAGCCGGGCATGAAGTTGCTTATCTTACCCTTGGAGACCCCCTGACTTTTAGCACCTATATTTATTTGCTGCGCCATTTAACTTCTATGCTGCCAGATCAATGCATACACACCATTCCTGGTATCACTTCATATAATGCTGCTGCATGTTTAGCTAATTATCCGCTCCTGGCAGGGGATGAAAAATTGGCAGTAATTCCGGTACCAACAGATATGAATACATTACGCCCTATCCTTGAAACATTTAATACGGTTGTGATGATGAAGGTCGCCAAGAAATTGGATGAAGTGATTCAATTACTTGAGGAGTTAAAACTAGCAAAAAATGCTTTGTTTGCTTCTTACATTGGTCAGAAAAATGCATTTCTTACGTGCGATCTTATATCCCTGAAAAGCAGTGGAAGAGGGTATATGTCGGTTCTTATAGTGAAACAAAGGAAATAA
- a CDS encoding patatin, with protein sequence MKKGLHLFLLWVGILTAFFLVSGCVHYPVNKPLTKIDPDSGYRGKFMGTPGNSHEMALFLTFSGGGTRASALAYGVLEELRKTEVTLHGQRRRLLDEVDGIAGVSGGSFTAAYYGLFGDRIFEDFEQKFLKKNVQGALVRRMLLRPDNWVLLSSPFFDRSDLAGEYYNKHIFDEKTFADLAARKGPMIHINATDMVTGIRLAFHQDAFDAICSDISSFPVARAVAASSAVPILLTPITIRNYSNNCGYTLPEQMDRVLKEQDTSSRQFHLVSNIRPYLDSEKRKYIHLVDGGVSDNLGLRAALDRILALGSFWDSVKYLGLENIHKVVFIVVNAETTVDNKLSLLGQPPPFSAMLKSYSSVSITRYNYETVMLLRESFHKWTEEVQKNRCGDGPIITESGGCGDIKFYLVEVRFDMLKDDTEREYLKGLPTSFKLSAEQVDHLREVAHRILTESKDFQQLLAELQ encoded by the coding sequence ATGAAAAAAGGTCTTCATCTTTTCCTTCTGTGGGTAGGTATTCTTACGGCTTTTTTTCTTGTGTCGGGTTGTGTGCATTATCCTGTCAACAAACCCCTCACAAAAATCGATCCTGACAGCGGGTACCGCGGGAAGTTTATGGGTACACCCGGAAATTCTCATGAAATGGCTTTATTTCTTACATTCTCAGGTGGCGGTACACGGGCCTCTGCTTTAGCGTATGGTGTTCTGGAAGAGCTGAGAAAGACAGAAGTAACACTGCACGGTCAAAGGCGGAGACTGCTCGATGAGGTTGATGGCATTGCTGGTGTATCCGGAGGCAGTTTTACCGCTGCGTACTACGGTCTCTTTGGTGACCGTATCTTTGAGGATTTTGAACAGAAATTCCTGAAGAAAAATGTTCAGGGTGCCCTTGTACGGAGGATGTTACTGAGACCTGACAACTGGGTTCTTCTTTCCTCTCCCTTTTTTGATCGCAGTGACCTTGCCGGTGAGTATTATAATAAACATATTTTTGATGAAAAAACCTTTGCTGATCTAGCGGCCAGGAAAGGCCCTATGATCCATATTAATGCAACCGATATGGTGACGGGTATAAGGTTGGCATTTCACCAGGATGCATTTGATGCAATCTGTTCTGATATATCCAGCTTCCCGGTTGCGCGTGCCGTAGCCGCTTCATCAGCGGTACCCATCCTCCTTACCCCGATTACTATTCGTAACTATTCCAACAATTGTGGTTATACACTTCCCGAACAAATGGATAGGGTTTTAAAGGAACAGGATACTTCATCACGGCAATTTCATCTGGTAAGCAACATCAGACCCTATCTGGATTCTGAGAAAAGGAAGTATATCCATCTCGTTGATGGTGGTGTATCCGATAATCTTGGGCTGAGAGCTGCTCTTGATAGGATACTAGCCCTTGGAAGTTTTTGGGATTCGGTTAAATATTTGGGACTTGAGAATATCCATAAGGTGGTTTTCATTGTAGTAAATGCAGAGACCACGGTTGATAACAAATTGAGTCTTCTGGGACAGCCACCTCCCTTCTCCGCAATGCTCAAGTCGTATTCATCGGTATCGATTACGCGATACAATTACGAGACCGTTATGCTGCTCAGAGAGAGTTTTCACAAATGGACAGAAGAGGTTCAAAAAAACAGGTGCGGAGATGGGCCGATCATAACGGAGTCGGGTGGCTGCGGAGATATCAAATTTTATCTCGTTGAAGTCAGGTTTGATATGTTAAAGGATGATACCGAACGCGAATACCTCAAGGGCTTACCGACCTCATTTAAATTATCCGCAGAACAGGTTGATCATCTGCGTGAAGTTGCTCATCGAATACTCACAGAATCAAAGGACTTCCAGCAGCTTCTGGCAGAATTGCAATAA
- a CDS encoding arylsulfatase has protein sequence MKLFRFSIVVTYLIFSALLFNTSHAVAAARDKKPNILVIWGDDIGWNNPSCYHRGMMGYQTPNIDRLAKEGAMFTDWYGQQSCTAGRAAFITGQSPFRTGLLKVGLPGTKEGLMKEDPTIAELLKPMGYVTGQFGKNHLGDRDGHLPTNHGFDEFFGNLYHLNAEEEPEHPDYPKNPEFKKKFGPRGVIHSFANGKITDTGPLTKKRMETVDDEVTKEALHFIEKANKDGKPFFVWWNSTRMHIWTHLKKESEGKTGLGIYPDGMAEHDGHIGQLLKKLDDLGIADNTIVMYSTDNGAECFSWPDGGTTPFRNEKNSNWEGGYRVPCIIRWPGVVKPGTVINHIGSHEDMLQTLLAAAGEPDIAEKLKKGYKSGDKSFKVHLDGYNLLPALKGEAEWPRKEFFYFSDDGNLVNLRYNQWKIVFAEQREHGFNVWQEPLVTLRVPKLFNLRTDPFERADHEAVDYPRWRTERIFLLVPAQAFVGQYLQTFSEFPPRQKPGSFNLDRVLEKLQEAGGGSK, from the coding sequence ATGAAATTATTTCGATTTAGCATTGTAGTTACGTACCTGATATTTTCCGCTTTACTTTTTAACACAAGTCATGCAGTTGCTGCTGCCAGGGATAAAAAACCCAACATCCTTGTCATCTGGGGAGATGATATCGGTTGGAACAATCCCAGTTGTTATCATCGCGGCATGATGGGTTATCAAACGCCTAATATTGACAGACTCGCAAAGGAGGGTGCTATGTTTACTGACTGGTATGGCCAGCAGAGTTGCACCGCCGGGCGCGCGGCATTCATTACCGGCCAAAGCCCGTTTCGTACCGGGCTTCTTAAGGTGGGATTGCCAGGTACGAAAGAAGGGTTGATGAAAGAAGATCCGACTATTGCCGAGTTGCTCAAACCGATGGGCTATGTTACCGGACAGTTTGGTAAGAACCATTTAGGCGACCGGGATGGGCATCTGCCGACGAATCATGGTTTTGACGAATTCTTCGGCAACCTTTATCACCTCAATGCAGAAGAGGAGCCTGAGCATCCGGACTATCCAAAAAATCCCGAATTCAAGAAGAAGTTTGGTCCGCGTGGCGTGATTCACAGCTTCGCCAATGGCAAGATTACGGACACCGGCCCGTTGACGAAAAAGCGTATGGAAACCGTGGATGACGAAGTCACCAAAGAGGCACTGCATTTCATTGAAAAAGCCAATAAGGATGGTAAACCGTTTTTCGTTTGGTGGAACTCCACCCGTATGCACATCTGGACGCACCTGAAGAAGGAGTCTGAGGGTAAGACAGGCCTTGGCATTTATCCCGACGGTATGGCCGAACATGATGGGCACATCGGCCAGTTGCTCAAAAAGCTCGATGACCTTGGTATTGCCGATAACACCATTGTAATGTATTCAACCGACAACGGCGCAGAATGTTTCTCATGGCCCGATGGAGGTACAACACCGTTCCGCAACGAGAAAAACTCCAACTGGGAAGGAGGTTACCGCGTTCCCTGCATTATCCGTTGGCCGGGAGTCGTTAAACCTGGTACGGTAATCAACCACATCGGCTCGCATGAGGATATGCTGCAAACCTTGCTGGCGGCCGCTGGCGAACCAGATATCGCAGAGAAGTTGAAGAAAGGTTACAAGTCTGGCGACAAATCCTTTAAGGTTCACCTTGATGGCTACAACCTCCTGCCCGCACTCAAAGGCGAAGCCGAATGGCCGCGTAAGGAATTCTTCTACTTCAGTGATGACGGCAACCTGGTGAACCTCCGTTACAACCAGTGGAAAATTGTCTTTGCCGAACAGCGCGAACACGGTTTTAACGTGTGGCAGGAGCCTCTGGTGACGCTCCGTGTGCCCAAACTGTTCAACCTCCGTACTGACCCATTTGAGCGAGCAGACCACGAGGCTGTTGATTATCCACGGTGGCGCACGGAGCGTATTTTCCTGCTCGTACCGGCACAGGCGTTTGTAGGACAATACCTTCAGACCTTCAGTGAGTTTCCACCTCGCCAGAAGCCTGGCAGCTTCAATCTTGACCGGGTGCTGGAGAAACTTCAGGAAGCCGGTGGAGGCAGCAAGTGA